ACAAATTTTGTGGATGTGGTGCCTAAGCGTGGAGCAGTACTTTTTCAGCTTTCTAGTGGAGTTTCTGGAAGACGTGTTTAGCTTTCAGACCAGCCCACATGGCAATGAGAAGAGTAACCAAGTACATCAACAGAAGATTGTTAACGATTGAACCAATCCAAGCCATGGCCAGGAGGACCAAGCTTTCCACAATCACGAGGCCGGTCGACTTGCGTTCCTTGAATAGATACTGATACCATGCTGCCAAGCTTTCCTTGATGATGTACATCTGTCCGCAAACAGACTCGAATTTTGCCTCGTTGTCGCTATCCCAAATTAAGGCATTCCAAAACAAGCCGGCAATTTTGGTTGGGAAAAAGTCGAAAATGAAATCCGGCCGATCCAGGCACCACAGAAGAAAATAGTGCGAAATGGTAGTCAGCAATGCCAGGAGAGACATAAGAGTTATCACCGATAGATCCATGTACCACAGAACGAAATAAGCGACGCTTATGCCCCCAAATACCACCACGGGGTAGTAGTTTTTCTCCCAGGTAAGGACACCATAGGCACTCACTATAGGCGCTTGAAATCGCTCCAAATCATGCTTAAGCTTGATAACCTTTTCGTTCTTGCCAATGTCCGATGCTGTCATCTTTGTGCTTCGTTGCGTTTCGAGTTCAATTGGAGTTTTGAACGTAGTCTCTTTAAGTAGTCTTTAATTTAAGCAAAAAGTAGTTTTTTTATTGCCAGCCAACGTTAATGCATCAAATGAGAGGTGTCAATGTCAAACCATCGAAGGTTCTATCGATAGTTTCGATGTATTACTGCAATCCGGTTTcatcactaaccatacagtatatatatagatgtgccagttcatgcTAGAAAGCGTCACACGATGAGTTACCAGTTCGAATACCCCAGAGACCTCGGCTCTGGCGTTCGGGTACAGACGCGTTTCGTACTGGGAACTAGTTCGGAGGTGGTGATATCACCACTCCCTAACAGACTAGGGGTACTCTCTTTACTAACCCTTAACAATGCTTTTCATCATTTCCATTTTTACCCGCAATGTCCTACGACATGCGGACCAGCGACACCACATCGTTTACCCCCGAGCTAGTGATATGGGTACTCGTCTAATAGCTAGTGAAATGGGTACCCATGTAGTAGCTAATAAAATGGGTACCCATGAAGTAGGTTATCAATCTTCATTTCATtttatatttacatttttattttattaaatatttcattttattttagtttttaAATTTACTAATTAAGGTTTGCTGTTCGCGGTGGTACTTATATTATATCTTATATTTCTTTATTAAGCCTACGCAAATGCCGTATACATTTGTAATTAAATTGCTTTGACTTACTGTTAATTGAACTAAAATTGAATAATTATAATCACTTGGTCAGCCGCACTGATTAGCACAAACACCAAACGCAATAAACTTTCCAGCAATGCAATGACCGAAAACAGAAAAGGGAAAG
The Drosophila miranda strain MSH22 chromosome XL, D.miranda_PacBio2.1, whole genome shotgun sequence genome window above contains:
- the LOC117186012 gene encoding ARL-6-interacting protein 1 homolog encodes the protein MTASDIGKNEKVIKLKHDLERFQAPIVSAYGVLTWEKNYYPVVVFGGISVAYFVLWYMDLSVITLMSLLALLTTISHYFLLWCLDRPDFIFDFFPTKIAGLFWNALIWDSDNEAKFESVCGQMYIIKESLAAWYQYLFKERKSTGLVIVESLVLLAMAWIGSIVNNLLLMYLVTLLIAMWAGLKAKHVFQKLH